One genomic segment of Pseudomonas chlororaphis subsp. aurantiaca includes these proteins:
- the prpF gene encoding 2-methylaconitate cis-trans isomerase PrpF, translating into MAFVAQIKIPATYMRGGTSKGVFFSLQDLPEAAQLPGAARDALLLRVIGSPDPYDKQIDGMGGATSSTSKTVILSKSIKPGHDVDYLFGQVSIDKPFVDWSGNCGNLSAAVGSFAISSGLVDAERIPQNGVAVVRVWQANIGKTIIAHVPMTNGAVQETGDFELDGVTFPAAEVQLEFMDPAAEEEGAGGSMFPTGNLVDDLEVPGVGTFQATLINAGIPTIFINARDIGYSGTELQGDINGDPKVLAMFETIRAHGALRMGLIQHLDEAAKRQHTPKVAFVAPPADYQASSGKAVKAADVDLLVRALSMGKLHHAMMGTAAVAIGTAAAIPGTLVNLAAGGGERSAVRFGHPSGTLRVGAEAVQDNGEWSVTKAIMSRSARVLMEGWVRVPGDAF; encoded by the coding sequence ATGGCTTTCGTAGCGCAAATCAAGATTCCCGCCACCTATATGCGTGGCGGCACCAGCAAGGGCGTGTTCTTCAGCCTGCAAGACCTACCCGAGGCGGCACAACTGCCGGGCGCGGCCCGCGATGCGTTGCTGTTGCGGGTGATCGGCAGCCCCGACCCGTACGACAAGCAGATCGACGGCATGGGTGGCGCCACTTCCAGCACCAGCAAGACGGTGATCCTGTCGAAAAGCATCAAGCCCGGTCACGACGTGGATTACCTGTTCGGCCAGGTCTCCATCGACAAGCCTTTCGTCGACTGGAGCGGCAACTGCGGCAACCTGTCGGCGGCGGTCGGTTCCTTCGCCATCAGCAGCGGCCTGGTGGATGCCGAGCGCATCCCGCAGAACGGCGTGGCCGTGGTGCGTGTCTGGCAGGCCAATATTGGCAAGACCATCATCGCCCATGTGCCGATGACCAATGGCGCGGTGCAGGAAACCGGCGACTTCGAACTGGATGGCGTGACCTTCCCGGCGGCCGAAGTGCAGCTGGAATTCATGGACCCGGCGGCTGAGGAGGAGGGCGCCGGCGGTTCGATGTTCCCCACCGGCAACCTGGTGGACGACCTGGAAGTGCCGGGCGTCGGGACTTTCCAGGCCACCCTGATCAATGCCGGGATCCCGACCATCTTCATCAACGCCCGCGACATCGGCTACAGCGGTACCGAGCTGCAGGGCGATATCAACGGCGACCCCAAGGTGCTGGCGATGTTCGAGACCATTCGCGCCCACGGCGCGCTGCGAATGGGGCTGATCCAGCACCTGGACGAAGCGGCCAAGCGCCAACACACGCCCAAGGTCGCCTTTGTCGCCCCGCCGGCGGACTACCAGGCGTCCAGCGGCAAGGCGGTGAAGGCTGCGGATGTCGATCTGCTGGTGCGCGCGCTGTCCATGGGCAAGCTGCATCACGCGATGATGGGCACCGCCGCGGTGGCCATCGGCACGGCGGCGGCGATCCCCGGCACCCTGGTCAACCTGGCGGCCGGCGGCGGGGAGCGCAGCGCGGTGCGTTTCGGCCATCCGTCAGGAACCTTGCGGGTTGGCGCCGAAGCCGTGCAGGACAACGGCGAATGGAGCGTGACCAAGGCCATCATGAGCCGCAGCGCACGGGTCTTGATGGAAGGTTGGGTGCGTGTGCCCGGCGACGCCTTCTAA
- the acnD gene encoding Fe/S-dependent 2-methylisocitrate dehydratase AcnD: protein MNTEFRKPLPGTRLDYFDTRAAVEAIQPGAYDSLPYTSRVLAENLVRRCDPATLTDSLKQLIERKRDLDFPWFPARVVCHDILGQTALVDLAGLRDAIADQGGDPAQVNPVVPTQLIVDHSLAVECGGFDPDAFAKNRAVEDRRNEDRFHFINWTKKAFKNVDVIPPGNGIMHQINLEKMSPVIQARDGVAFPDTCVGTDSHTPHVDALGVIAIGVGGLEAESVMLGRASWMRLPEIVGVELTGKLQPGITATDMVLALTEFLRKQKVVGAYLEFFGAGAAALTLGDRATISNMAPEYGATAAMFYIDQQTIDYLKLTGREDEQVQLVETYAKQAGLWADSLKDAQYERGLQFDLSSVVRNMAGPSNPHARVATSDLAAKGIAGQWEEVPGQMPDGAVIIAAITSCTNTSNPRNVIAAGLLARNANKLGLTRKPWVKSSLAPGSKTVAMYLDEAGLTHELEQLGFGVVAFACTTCNGMSGALDPVIQKEIIDRDLYATAVLSGNRNFDGRIHPYAKQAFLASPPLVVAYAIAGTIRFDIEKDVLGLDANGKEIRLKDIWPSDEEIDAVVKASVKPEQFRKVYIPMFAIHEDTGPRVEPLYDWREMSTYIRRPPYWEGALAGARSLTGMRPLAVLPDNITTDHLSPSNAIMLDSAAGEYLAKMGLPEEDFNSYATHRGDHLTAQRATFANPKLFNEMVQEGGKVKQGSLARIEPEGQVTRMWEAIETYMQRKQPLIIIAGADYGQGSSRDWAAKGVRLAGVEAIAAEGFERIHRTNLVGMGVLPLEFKPGTDRKTLGIDGTETFDVVGERKPRATLTLVIQRKNGERIEVPVTCRLDTAEEVSIYEAGGVLQRFAQDFLESAVAS from the coding sequence ATGAACACTGAATTTCGTAAACCGTTACCCGGTACCCGACTGGACTACTTCGACACCCGCGCGGCCGTCGAGGCGATCCAGCCCGGCGCCTACGACAGCCTGCCGTACACCTCGCGCGTGCTCGCGGAAAACCTGGTGCGTCGCTGCGATCCGGCGACCCTGACCGATTCCCTGAAACAACTGATCGAGCGCAAGCGCGACCTCGACTTCCCGTGGTTTCCGGCCCGCGTGGTGTGCCACGACATTCTCGGCCAGACCGCCCTGGTGGACCTGGCCGGCCTGCGCGATGCCATCGCCGACCAGGGTGGCGATCCGGCCCAGGTCAACCCGGTGGTGCCGACCCAGTTGATCGTCGACCACTCGCTGGCGGTGGAGTGCGGTGGCTTCGACCCGGACGCGTTCGCCAAGAACCGTGCCGTGGAAGATCGGCGCAACGAAGATCGTTTCCACTTCATCAACTGGACCAAGAAAGCCTTCAAGAACGTCGACGTGATCCCGCCGGGCAACGGCATCATGCACCAGATCAACCTGGAGAAAATGTCGCCGGTGATCCAGGCGCGCGATGGCGTGGCCTTTCCCGATACCTGCGTCGGCACCGACAGCCACACCCCGCACGTGGATGCCCTGGGCGTGATCGCCATCGGCGTCGGCGGCCTGGAAGCCGAAAGCGTGATGCTCGGCCGGGCGTCCTGGATGCGCCTGCCGGAAATCGTCGGCGTCGAGCTGACCGGCAAGCTGCAACCGGGCATCACCGCCACCGATATGGTGCTGGCGCTGACCGAGTTCCTGCGCAAGCAGAAAGTGGTGGGCGCCTACCTGGAGTTCTTCGGCGCAGGCGCCGCGGCGCTGACCCTGGGCGACCGCGCGACCATCTCCAACATGGCGCCGGAATACGGCGCCACCGCGGCGATGTTCTACATCGACCAGCAGACCATCGACTACCTCAAGCTCACTGGCCGTGAAGACGAGCAAGTGCAACTGGTCGAGACCTATGCCAAACAGGCCGGCCTGTGGGCTGACAGTCTGAAAGACGCGCAGTACGAGCGCGGCTTGCAGTTCGACCTGTCCTCGGTGGTGCGCAACATGGCGGGCCCGAGTAACCCCCACGCCCGGGTGGCGACCAGCGACCTGGCGGCCAAGGGCATCGCCGGCCAGTGGGAAGAAGTGCCGGGGCAAATGCCCGATGGCGCGGTGATCATCGCGGCCATCACCAGCTGCACCAACACCAGCAACCCGCGCAACGTGATCGCCGCCGGCCTGCTGGCGCGCAATGCCAACAAGCTCGGCCTGACCCGCAAGCCCTGGGTCAAGTCGTCGCTGGCGCCGGGTTCCAAGACAGTGGCCATGTACCTGGACGAAGCCGGACTGACCCACGAGCTGGAGCAATTGGGCTTTGGCGTCGTGGCCTTTGCCTGCACCACTTGCAACGGCATGTCCGGTGCGCTGGACCCGGTGATCCAGAAAGAGATCATCGACCGCGACCTGTATGCCACCGCGGTACTGTCGGGCAACCGCAACTTCGACGGGCGCATCCACCCGTATGCCAAGCAGGCGTTCCTCGCGTCGCCGCCGCTGGTAGTGGCCTATGCGATTGCCGGGACCATCCGCTTCGACATCGAGAAGGACGTGCTGGGCCTGGACGCCAACGGCAAGGAAATCCGCCTCAAGGACATCTGGCCGAGCGACGAAGAGATCGACGCGGTGGTCAAGGCTTCGGTGAAGCCCGAGCAGTTCCGCAAGGTATACATCCCGATGTTCGCCATTCACGAAGACACCGGGCCCAGGGTCGAGCCGCTGTACGACTGGCGCGAAATGAGCACCTATATCCGTCGCCCGCCGTACTGGGAAGGCGCCCTGGCCGGGGCGCGCAGCCTGACCGGCATGCGTCCGCTGGCGGTGCTGCCGGACAACATCACCACCGATCACCTGTCGCCGTCCAACGCCATCATGCTCGACAGCGCGGCCGGCGAGTACCTGGCGAAAATGGGCCTGCCGGAAGAGGACTTCAACTCTTATGCGACCCACCGGGGCGACCATCTGACCGCGCAGCGCGCGACCTTCGCCAACCCGAAACTGTTCAACGAAATGGTCCAGGAAGGCGGCAAGGTCAAGCAGGGTTCGCTGGCGCGGATCGAGCCGGAAGGCCAGGTCACCCGGATGTGGGAAGCCATCGAAACCTATATGCAGCGCAAGCAGCCGCTGATCATCATCGCCGGCGCCGACTACGGCCAGGGTTCGTCCCGTGACTGGGCGGCCAAGGGCGTGCGCCTGGCCGGGGTGGAAGCCATCGCCGCCGAGGGCTTCGAGCGTATCCACCGCACCAACCTGGTGGGCATGGGCGTATTGCCGCTGGAGTTCAAGCCGGGCACCGACCGCAAGACCCTGGGCATCGACGGCACTGAAACCTTCGATGTGGTGGGCGAGCGCAAGCCGCGCGCGACCCTGACCCTGGTGATCCAGCGCAAGAACGGCGAGCGCATCGAGGTGCCGGTGACCTGCCGTCTCGACACCGCCGAAGAGGTGTCGATCTACGAAGCGGGCGGTGTGTTGCAGCGCTTTGCCCAGGACTTCCTCGAATCGGCTGTCGCCAGTTAA
- a CDS encoding alpha/beta fold hydrolase — MQSSSNLFPVALISAERRGDLSEDVYRLKPGNSPDATVELAVTRLGMADEPESRGVPVILLHGSFSNRRFWYSPKGIGLGAYLARMGFDVWIPEMRGHGLSRRNADYRKNRVADYAQYDLPAIGAFVREQSGQVPHWIGHSLGGITLAAALGGQYLGEPAVASAALFGCQVSRTYWPLKIPAVEWGGRFILKRFAQLSGSRLKRGPEDEPIGLALEGMRWYGLFGRFGDGQKDWWAGLSDVSLPVLAVSAAGDHQDPTWACRKLFDQLSSEHKQFVCLGREQGFSGNFGHVEMLVSKAAQAEVWPLVARWLKDQQSPLLASSTELAAAS; from the coding sequence ATGCAAAGCAGCAGCAACCTATTTCCCGTCGCCTTGATCAGTGCTGAACGTCGAGGCGACCTGAGTGAAGACGTCTACCGCCTGAAGCCTGGCAACAGCCCGGACGCCACGGTCGAGCTGGCCGTTACCCGCCTGGGGATGGCGGACGAACCCGAATCCCGTGGCGTGCCGGTGATCCTGCTGCATGGCAGCTTCTCCAATCGGCGCTTCTGGTATTCGCCCAAGGGCATCGGCCTGGGCGCGTATCTGGCGCGCATGGGCTTCGATGTATGGATCCCCGAGATGCGTGGCCACGGCCTGTCGCGACGCAATGCCGACTACCGCAAGAATCGCGTCGCCGACTATGCGCAATACGATCTGCCCGCCATCGGCGCCTTCGTGCGGGAACAAAGCGGCCAGGTTCCACACTGGATCGGTCATTCCCTGGGTGGCATTACCCTGGCGGCGGCCCTGGGCGGCCAGTACCTGGGAGAGCCGGCAGTGGCGTCGGCGGCGCTGTTCGGTTGTCAGGTCAGCCGCACCTATTGGCCGTTGAAAATCCCGGCGGTGGAGTGGGGCGGTCGTTTCATTCTCAAGCGTTTTGCCCAGTTGTCCGGCTCGCGGCTCAAGCGCGGCCCCGAGGATGAACCCATTGGCCTGGCCCTGGAAGGCATGCGCTGGTATGGGCTGTTCGGGCGTTTCGGGGATGGGCAGAAGGACTGGTGGGCCGGTTTGTCCGATGTTTCGCTGCCGGTACTGGCGGTGAGCGCGGCCGGGGATCATCAGGATCCGACCTGGGCTTGTCGCAAGCTGTTTGACCAGTTGAGTTCCGAGCACAAACAGTTTGTCTGCCTGGGGCGCGAACAAGGGTTCAGCGGCAATTTCGGCCACGTCGAGATGCTGGTGAGCAAAGCCGCCCAGGCCGAAGTCTGGCCTTTGGTGGCGCGTTGGTTGAAGGATCAGCAGAGCCCGTTGTTGGCATCGAGTACCGAACTGGCTGCCGCGAGTTGA
- the ppsA gene encoding phosphoenolpyruvate synthase, whose translation MVEYVVSLDKLGVHDVEHVGGKNASLGEMISNLAGAGVSVPGGFATTAQAYRDFLELSGLNDQIHAALDALDVDDVNALAKTGAQIRQWIMEAEFPEQLNTEIRTAFAKLSAGNPDMAVAVRSSATAEDLPDASFAGQQETFLNIRGVENVIRAAKEVFASLFNDRAISYRVHQGFDHKLVALSAGVQRMVRSETGTAGVMFTLDTESGFRDVVFITGAYGLGETVVQGAVNPDEFYVHKGTLQAGRPAILRRNLGSKAIKMIYGDEAKAGRSVKTVDVDKADRARFCLTDAEVSELAKQAMIIEKHYKCPMDIEWAKDGDDGKLYIVQARPETVKSRTQANVMERYLLKETGTVLVEGRAIGQRIGAGKVRIIKDVSEMDKVQAGDVLVSDMTDPDWEPVMKRASAIVTNRGGRTCHAAIIARELGIPAVVGCGNATELLKDGQGVTVSCAEGDTGFIFEGELGFDVKKNSVDAMPELPFKIMMNVGNPDRAFDFAQLPNAGVGLARLEFIINRMIGVHPKALLNYAGLPHEIKESVDKRIAGYNEPVGFYVDKLVEGISTLAAAFWPKKVIVRLSDFKSNEYANLIGGKLYEPEEENPMLGFRGASRYISESFRDCFELECRALKRVRNDMGLTNVEIMVPFVRTLGEASQVVDLLAENGLKRGENGLRVIMMCELPSNAILAEEFLEFFDGFSIGSNDLTQLTLGLDRDSGIIAHLFDERNPAVKKLLANAIAACNKAGKYIGICGQGPSDHPDLAKWLMEQGIESVSLNPDSVLETWFFLAEGQGAV comes from the coding sequence TTGGTAGAGTACGTAGTTTCCCTCGATAAGCTCGGCGTCCATGATGTAGAGCATGTGGGGGGCAAGAACGCATCCCTGGGCGAGATGATCAGTAACCTTGCAGGCGCCGGTGTATCGGTCCCTGGAGGCTTTGCCACGACGGCCCAGGCCTATCGTGATTTTCTCGAATTGAGCGGTCTTAACGACCAGATCCACGCCGCGCTCGACGCCCTGGACGTCGATGACGTGAATGCCCTGGCCAAGACCGGCGCCCAGATCCGTCAATGGATCATGGAAGCCGAATTCCCCGAGCAACTGAATACCGAAATTCGCACCGCGTTCGCCAAGCTGTCCGCGGGCAACCCTGACATGGCCGTGGCCGTGCGCTCCTCGGCCACTGCCGAAGACCTGCCGGATGCTTCCTTCGCCGGCCAGCAGGAAACCTTCCTCAATATCCGTGGCGTCGAGAACGTCATTCGCGCCGCCAAGGAAGTCTTCGCTTCCCTGTTCAACGATCGCGCCATTTCCTACCGCGTGCACCAGGGCTTCGACCACAAGCTGGTCGCCCTGTCTGCCGGCGTGCAGCGCATGGTGCGTTCGGAAACCGGTACCGCCGGCGTGATGTTCACCCTCGACACCGAGTCGGGCTTCCGTGACGTGGTGTTCATCACCGGCGCCTACGGCCTGGGTGAAACCGTCGTTCAAGGTGCGGTGAACCCGGACGAGTTCTACGTCCACAAGGGCACCCTGCAAGCCGGTCGCCCGGCTATCCTGCGCCGCAACCTGGGCAGCAAGGCGATCAAGATGATCTATGGCGACGAAGCCAAGGCCGGTCGCTCGGTCAAGACCGTCGATGTCGACAAGGCCGATCGCGCACGTTTCTGCCTGACTGATGCCGAAGTCAGCGAGCTGGCCAAGCAGGCGATGATCATCGAGAAGCACTACAAGTGCCCGATGGACATCGAATGGGCCAAAGACGGCGACGACGGCAAGCTGTACATCGTCCAGGCCCGTCCGGAAACCGTGAAGAGCCGCACCCAGGCCAACGTGATGGAGCGTTACCTGTTGAAGGAAACCGGCACCGTGCTGGTGGAAGGTCGCGCCATTGGCCAGCGCATCGGCGCCGGCAAGGTGCGGATCATCAAGGACGTGTCGGAGATGGACAAGGTCCAGGCCGGCGACGTGCTGGTATCCGACATGACCGACCCGGACTGGGAACCGGTGATGAAGCGCGCCAGCGCCATTGTCACCAACCGTGGCGGCCGTACCTGCCACGCCGCGATCATCGCGCGCGAGCTGGGGATCCCGGCCGTTGTCGGTTGCGGCAACGCCACCGAACTGTTGAAGGATGGACAGGGCGTGACCGTGTCCTGTGCTGAAGGCGACACCGGTTTCATCTTCGAAGGCGAGCTGGGCTTTGACGTGAAGAAAAACTCCGTCGACGCCATGCCGGAGCTGCCGTTCAAGATCATGATGAACGTCGGCAACCCGGACCGTGCCTTCGACTTCGCCCAGTTGCCGAACGCCGGTGTCGGCCTGGCCCGCCTGGAGTTCATCATCAACCGCATGATCGGCGTGCACCCCAAGGCACTGCTGAACTACGCCGGCCTGCCCCATGAAATCAAGGAAAGCGTCGACAAGCGCATCGCCGGTTACAATGAACCGGTCGGTTTCTACGTCGACAAGCTGGTCGAGGGCATCAGCACCCTGGCCGCGGCGTTCTGGCCGAAAAAGGTCATCGTGCGCCTGTCGGACTTCAAGTCCAACGAATACGCCAACCTGATCGGCGGCAAGCTCTACGAGCCGGAAGAAGAAAACCCGATGCTGGGCTTCCGCGGTGCTTCGCGTTACATCAGCGAATCCTTCCGTGACTGCTTCGAGCTCGAGTGCCGCGCCCTCAAGCGTGTGCGCAACGACATGGGCCTGACCAACGTCGAGATCATGGTGCCGTTCGTCCGTACCCTGGGCGAAGCCAGCCAGGTGGTGGATCTGCTTGCTGAAAACGGTCTCAAGCGCGGTGAAAACGGCCTGCGCGTGATCATGATGTGCGAGCTGCCTTCCAACGCGATCCTGGCCGAAGAGTTCCTCGAGTTCTTCGACGGTTTCTCCATCGGTTCCAACGACCTGACCCAGCTGACCCTGGGCCTGGACCGCGACTCGGGTATCATCGCGCACCTGTTCGACGAGCGTAATCCAGCGGTCAAGAAGCTGCTGGCCAACGCCATCGCCGCCTGCAACAAGGCCGGCAAATACATCGGTATTTGCGGCCAGGGTCCGTCCGACCACCCGGACCTGGCCAAGTGGCTGATGGAGCAGGGCATCGAAAGCGTATCGCTGAACCCGGATTCCGTGCTGGAAACCTGGTTCTTCCTGGCCGAGGGGCAGGGTGCGGTCTAA
- the ppsR gene encoding posphoenolpyruvate synthetase regulatory kinase/phosphorylase PpsR, with product MKRSAFFISDGTGITAETLGQSLLAQFENITFSKITRPYIDSVDKARAMVQQINIAAEKDGFRPIIFDTIVNQDIREILATSNGFMIDIFSTFLAPLELELSEHSSYSVGKSHSIGGNSNYMERIEAVNFALDNDDGARTHYYDKADLILVGVSRCGKTPTCLYMAMQFGIRAANYPLTEDDMERLQLPTALRAHQHKLFGLTIDPDRLTAIRNERKPNSRYSSYAQCEFEVREVENLFRRENIPHINSTHFSVEEISAKILVEKGVERRFK from the coding sequence ATGAAACGATCTGCTTTCTTCATCTCCGACGGTACCGGCATCACCGCTGAAACCCTCGGCCAGAGCCTCCTGGCGCAGTTCGAAAACATCACCTTCAGCAAAATCACGCGACCGTATATCGACAGCGTAGATAAAGCGCGGGCCATGGTACAACAAATCAACATTGCCGCCGAAAAGGACGGATTTCGTCCGATTATCTTCGACACTATCGTCAATCAGGACATCCGTGAGATCCTCGCGACGTCCAATGGTTTCATGATCGACATCTTCTCGACCTTCCTCGCCCCCCTGGAGCTGGAGTTGAGCGAGCACTCGTCGTATTCGGTCGGCAAGTCCCATTCCATTGGCGGCAACTCCAATTATATGGAGCGGATCGAGGCGGTGAACTTCGCCCTAGACAACGACGACGGCGCCCGTACCCACTACTACGACAAGGCCGACCTGATCCTGGTCGGCGTGTCGCGCTGCGGCAAGACCCCGACCTGCCTGTACATGGCCATGCAGTTCGGCATCCGCGCCGCCAACTACCCGCTGACCGAAGACGACATGGAACGCCTGCAGCTGCCGACCGCCCTGCGCGCCCACCAGCACAAGCTGTTCGGCCTGACCATCGATCCCGACCGGCTCACCGCCATCCGCAACGAGCGCAAGCCCAACAGCCGCTACTCGAGCTACGCCCAATGCGAGTTCGAAGTGCGCGAGGTGGAAAACCTGTTCCGCCGCGAGAACATTCCGCACATCAACTCCACGCATTTCTCGGTGGAAGAGATCTCGGCGAAGATCCTCGTGGAAAAAGGCGTCGAGCGGCGCTTCAAATAG
- the prpC gene encoding bifunctional 2-methylcitrate synthase/citrate synthase, whose amino-acid sequence MAEAKVLSGAGLRGQVAGQTALSTVGQAGAGLTYRGYDVRELAADAQFEEVAYLLLYGELPTQAQLDAYTQKLSKLRDLPQALKEVLERIPADAHPMDVMRTGCSFLGNIEPEQDFSQQRDVTDRLLAAFPAIMCYWYRFSHDGKRIDCVTDEPCIGSHFLHLLHGKKPSELHVKVMNVSLILYAEHEFNASTFTARVCASTLSDLYSCVTAAIGSLRGPLHGGANEAAMEMIERFASPEEAIKGTLGMLERKDKIMGFGHAIYKDNDPRNEVIKGWSKKLADEVGDKVLFPVSEAIDKTMWEQKKLFPNADFYHASAYHFMGIPTKLFTPIFVCSRLTGWAAHVFEQRANNRIIRPSAEYVGVEQRKFVPIERR is encoded by the coding sequence ATGGCCGAAGCAAAAGTATTGAGTGGCGCTGGCCTGCGTGGCCAGGTGGCCGGACAGACTGCCTTGTCGACCGTGGGCCAGGCCGGTGCCGGGCTGACCTACCGGGGTTACGACGTCCGCGAACTGGCGGCCGACGCGCAGTTCGAAGAAGTGGCCTACCTGCTGCTGTACGGCGAACTGCCGACCCAGGCGCAGCTGGACGCCTACACCCAGAAACTGAGCAAGCTGCGCGACCTGCCGCAGGCGCTGAAAGAAGTGCTGGAGCGCATTCCGGCCGACGCCCATCCGATGGATGTGATGCGCACCGGCTGCTCGTTCCTCGGCAATATCGAGCCGGAACAGGACTTCTCCCAACAGCGTGACGTCACCGACCGTCTGCTGGCCGCGTTCCCGGCGATCATGTGCTACTGGTACCGCTTCAGCCACGACGGCAAGCGCATCGATTGCGTGACCGACGAGCCGTGCATCGGCAGCCACTTCCTGCACCTGCTGCACGGCAAGAAGCCGAGCGAGCTGCACGTCAAGGTGATGAACGTGTCGCTGATCCTCTACGCCGAGCACGAATTCAACGCCTCGACCTTCACTGCCCGGGTCTGTGCCTCGACCCTGTCCGACCTGTACTCCTGCGTCACCGCGGCCATCGGTTCGCTGCGCGGCCCGCTGCACGGCGGCGCCAACGAGGCGGCGATGGAGATGATCGAGCGTTTCGCTTCGCCGGAAGAGGCGATCAAGGGCACCCTCGGCATGCTCGAGCGCAAGGACAAGATCATGGGCTTCGGCCACGCGATCTACAAAGACAACGACCCGCGCAACGAGGTGATCAAGGGCTGGTCGAAAAAGCTCGCTGACGAAGTGGGCGACAAGGTGCTGTTCCCGGTTTCCGAAGCCATCGACAAGACCATGTGGGAGCAGAAGAAGCTGTTCCCCAACGCCGACTTCTACCATGCCTCGGCGTACCACTTCATGGGCATCCCGACCAAGCTGTTCACCCCGATCTTCGTCTGCTCGCGCCTGACCGGCTGGGCGGCTCACGTGTTCGAACAGCGCGCCAACAACCGCATCATTCGTCCAAGCGCCGAGTACGTCGGCGTCGAGCAGCGCAAGTTCGTGCCAATCGAACGTCGCTGA
- the prpD gene encoding 2-methylcitrate dehydratase — protein sequence MSANVDLNERPDYDQVLQDIADYVLNYRIESHEALDTARNCLMDTLGCGLLALRFPECTKHLGPIVEGTVVPFGARVPGTRLRLDPVKAAWDIGCIVRWLDYNDTWLAAEWGHPSDNLGGILAVADHLSQKRVANGEAPLTMRAVLEAMIMAHEIQGVIALENSFNRVGLDHVLLVKVASTAVTAKLMGANREQLLAALSHAFVDGQALRTYRHAPNAGSRKSWAAGDATSRGVRLADIALRGEMGIPGVLSAPQWGFYDVLFSHTNKDLALKPEDQRHFSLSQKYGSYVMENVLFKISFPAEFHAQTACEAAVTLHPLVRNRLHEIDRIVITTHESAIRIISKVGPLANAADRDHCIQYMTAVPLAFGNLVAEHYEDGFHAAHPIIDQLREKMQIVEEPRYTREYLEADKRSIANALQVFFKDGSSTGQVAVEYPIGHRRRRAEGIPLLEDKFKANLATRFTAQRSAQIFALCKDQAQLEATAVHRFVDLLVI from the coding sequence ATGAGCGCCAACGTTGATCTGAACGAACGCCCCGATTACGACCAGGTCCTGCAGGACATTGCCGATTACGTTCTGAACTACCGGATCGAGTCCCACGAGGCTCTGGATACCGCCCGCAACTGCCTGATGGACACCCTCGGCTGCGGTCTGCTGGCCCTGCGCTTTCCGGAGTGCACCAAGCACCTGGGGCCGATAGTGGAAGGCACGGTCGTGCCGTTTGGCGCGCGGGTGCCGGGCACCCGCTTGCGCCTGGATCCGGTCAAGGCGGCCTGGGATATCGGCTGCATCGTCCGTTGGCTGGATTACAACGACACCTGGCTCGCCGCCGAGTGGGGCCATCCTTCCGACAACCTCGGTGGCATCCTCGCCGTGGCCGATCACCTGTCGCAAAAGCGCGTGGCCAATGGCGAGGCGCCGCTGACCATGCGCGCGGTGCTCGAGGCCATGATCATGGCCCATGAGATCCAGGGGGTGATCGCCCTGGAGAACTCCTTCAACCGCGTCGGCCTCGACCATGTGCTGCTGGTGAAGGTCGCCTCGACCGCGGTCACCGCCAAACTGATGGGCGCCAACCGCGAACAGCTGCTGGCGGCGCTGTCCCATGCCTTTGTCGATGGCCAGGCGCTGCGCACTTATCGGCATGCGCCGAACGCCGGTTCGCGCAAGTCCTGGGCGGCGGGGGACGCCACGAGTCGTGGTGTGCGCCTGGCGGATATCGCCCTGCGCGGCGAGATGGGCATTCCGGGAGTGCTGAGCGCGCCGCAGTGGGGTTTCTACGACGTGCTGTTCAGCCACACCAACAAGGACTTGGCGCTCAAGCCCGAAGACCAGCGCCATTTCAGCCTGTCGCAGAAATATGGCAGCTATGTGATGGAAAACGTGCTGTTCAAGATCAGCTTCCCGGCCGAGTTCCATGCGCAGACCGCCTGTGAAGCGGCGGTGACCCTGCACCCGCTGGTACGCAATCGCCTGCACGAGATCGACAGGATCGTCATCACCACCCACGAATCGGCGATCCGCATCATTTCCAAGGTTGGCCCGCTGGCCAACGCCGCCGACCGCGATCACTGCATCCAGTACATGACCGCTGTGCCGCTGGCGTTTGGCAACCTGGTGGCCGAGCACTATGAAGACGGCTTCCATGCCGCCCACCCGATCATCGATCAGTTGCGCGAGAAGATGCAGATAGTCGAAGAACCGCGCTACACCCGCGAGTACCTGGAGGCCGACAAGCGCTCCATCGCCAATGCGCTACAAGTGTTTTTCAAGGATGGCTCGAGCACCGGGCAGGTGGCGGTGGAATACCCGATCGGCCATCGCCGGCGCCGCGCCGAAGGCATTCCGCTGCTGGAAGACAAGTTCAAGGCCAACCTGGCCACCCGCTTCACGGCCCAGCGTTCGGCGCAGATCTTTGCCCTGTGCAAGGACCAGGCGCAGCTGGAAGCCACGGCGGTGCACCGGTTCGTGGACCTGTTGGTGATCTGA